The genome window CACTCTGGTCTATCTGGTCAACGTCATGCTGGTTTACGGAGTCACCGCTGGTTTCATCACGAAGTGGGGGAGTAGAAGCATGATCGCCGACGGTTGAATCACGACGGTGCGCTGAATTCGTGGAGGCATCACGGACGCCACCACCGTGAGGTAGCAGTTCCGAATGTTTCACGTGAAACATCTGCATCCCGTGCCTGTCTACCGTGTGAGGTTATTAACGTCGGCGGCATTGTTCATGATTGATCATGCTGGTGTGCGCGATCGTTCTCGACTTCCAGCCGACTCAGCTTTCTGACTTCTTATCTTTTGCCTTCTTAGCTTCCCGGCGTCGCGCTTTACCGTAAGCCTTATTCGTACAGTACGTCACTGCTTCGGCTAAAGCAGAGTGCGAAGCGTTTGCAGCGGCCGGACGAGCTCGAATAACTAAATCCACATTCCGCGGAAGATCGTCCACCAGATTTTTAGCGACGTGGCGCAGATGCCGTGCCACTGTGTGCCGAACAACTGAATTCCCCACACTTTTCGAGCACACGACACCAACGCACGGACCATTGATGAGATCAGCCGTGGCTGGATCGGTAGAACGTATGACGACGTGAACCACGACCAGCTTGCTACCCGACGTGGCGCCTCGAATGGCCGCACGGAATTCCGACCTACGACGCAACCGTTGCGATGCCGGGAGCACGTGATTCACATCCTCTACTAGGCCAAGTGGGGATTTGCCCCAAGAGTGGATTCTGCCGCTACGAAATGGATAAGCCCATCCAAACGGATCGCCCTACACAGATGACCTCATACATAGACGTACATAGACATGTATAGACAAAAGTGGAGCTTCCCCAAACGACATTTGCCGAGAACCGAGGAAACTCCACCACGTTCGCAAAACGACACCAGCCTTACAACCAGCTGGGGAAGTGCGTAGCTCTACGCACTTACGCCGTCAGCGACTTACGTCCTTTACGACGACGTGCCGACACAATGGCACGACCGGCCCGCGTGCTCATGCGGCTACGGAAGCCGTGAACACGGGAACGACGGCGGTTGTTCGGCTGAAAAGTCCGCTTGCCTTTGGCCACGGTACTCAACTCCTCAATACACTCGGGCTCGCTACACCCGGCGATGCCGTAGCAGGTTGCACCAACCTTGTACCGACATGCCGAGAGCTTGCCATGTAACAGAT of Corynebacterium kroppenstedtii DSM 44385 contains these proteins:
- a CDS encoding ribonuclease P protein component; translated protein: MLPASQRLRRRSEFRAAIRGATSGSKLVVVHVVIRSTDPATADLINGPCVGVVCSKSVGNSVVRHTVARHLRHVAKNLVDDLPRNVDLVIRARPAAANASHSALAEAVTYCTNKAYGKARRREAKKAKDKKSES
- the rpmH gene encoding 50S ribosomal protein L34 — translated: MAKGKRTFQPNNRRRSRVHGFRSRMSTRAGRAIVSARRRKGRKSLTA